In Pseudomonas fakonensis, one DNA window encodes the following:
- a CDS encoding carboxyltransferase domain-containing protein: MRFYPVSLDALLVELADLDETLALFDALQQAPIAGVQEIVPAARTLLLHFRPGFISREALAAQIAVRDISARQRQAGKLIEIPVHYNGEDLADVAQALGIGTDEVIRRHTASEYSVAFCGFAPGFAYLSGGAGFVVPRRSTPRTRIPAGAVALAGGFSGIYPQASPGGWQIIGITGTRMWDLERDEPALLQPGYRVRFVDAGPAAQQRVSVAVPERPQVTNDNCLEIHSPGLQTLLQDLGRPGRAGQGVSASGAMDRGALRAANRAVGNEAGSACLEVLMGGLSFTCHGHTVAAVTGATAQVEVRSVNGQLLRPALYAPFTLQDGDQVSIHAPSAGLRNYLAVRGGFDHAPVLGSLATDTLAQVGPAPLAAGQRLGFNPRIGGAAVSLDEQPAFAMPGRDQVITLDVVMGPRSDWFTPEAQALLAEQTWQVTPQSNRIGIRLAGEQSLQRAIDGELPSEGTTVGAIQVPPSGQPVLFLADHPLTGGYPVIGVVAPHHLDLAGQIPVNARIRFNPLGAFEPVRPAPSNEIAAR, encoded by the coding sequence ATGCGTTTCTATCCGGTCAGCCTGGATGCATTGCTGGTGGAGCTTGCCGACCTGGACGAGACCCTCGCCCTGTTCGACGCGCTGCAGCAGGCGCCCATCGCTGGCGTGCAAGAGATCGTGCCCGCCGCACGCACCTTGCTGCTGCACTTTCGCCCAGGCTTCATCAGCCGCGAGGCGCTGGCGGCGCAGATTGCCGTGCGTGACATCAGTGCCCGCCAACGCCAGGCCGGCAAGCTCATCGAAATCCCGGTGCACTACAACGGTGAAGACCTGGCCGACGTGGCCCAGGCCCTGGGCATCGGCACCGACGAGGTGATCCGCCGCCACACCGCCAGCGAATACAGCGTGGCCTTCTGCGGCTTTGCCCCGGGCTTTGCCTACCTGAGCGGCGGCGCCGGCTTTGTGGTGCCACGGCGCAGCACTCCGCGCACGCGCATCCCGGCCGGTGCCGTGGCCCTGGCCGGCGGCTTCAGCGGTATCTACCCGCAGGCCAGCCCAGGTGGCTGGCAGATCATCGGCATCACCGGCACCCGCATGTGGGACCTGGAGCGCGACGAGCCTGCCCTGCTGCAACCGGGCTACCGGGTGCGCTTCGTCGATGCAGGCCCCGCCGCACAGCAGCGTGTGTCGGTAGCGGTACCTGAGCGCCCGCAAGTGACCAACGACAACTGCCTGGAAATCCACTCGCCAGGCTTGCAGACCCTGCTGCAGGACCTCGGCCGACCTGGCCGCGCCGGGCAAGGGGTGTCGGCCTCCGGCGCCATGGACCGTGGCGCCCTGCGCGCCGCCAACCGCGCCGTCGGCAACGAGGCCGGCAGCGCCTGCCTGGAAGTGCTGATGGGCGGCTTGAGCTTCACCTGCCACGGTCACACCGTGGCCGCCGTCACCGGCGCCACCGCACAGGTAGAGGTGCGCAGCGTCAACGGCCAACTGTTGCGCCCTGCCCTTTACGCGCCTTTCACCTTGCAGGATGGCGACCAGGTCAGCATCCACGCCCCCAGCGCAGGCCTGCGCAACTACCTGGCGGTGCGTGGCGGCTTCGACCACGCCCCGGTGCTCGGCAGCCTGGCCACCGACACCCTGGCCCAGGTCGGCCCGGCGCCGCTGGCCGCAGGCCAGCGCCTGGGCTTCAACCCGCGCATCGGCGGCGCTGCGGTCTCGCTCGACGAGCAACCGGCGTTCGCCATGCCAGGGCGCGACCAGGTCATCACCCTGGATGTGGTGATGGGCCCGCGCAGCGACTGGTTCACCCCTGAGGCCCAGGCCCTGCTCGCCGAGCAGACCTGGCAGGTGACGCCGCAGTCCAACCGCATCGGCATTCGCCTTGCAGGTGAACAGTCGCTGCAACGCGCCATCGACGGCGAGCTGCCCAGCGAAGGCACCACCGTCGGCGCCATCCAGGTGCCGCCCAGCGGCCAGCCGGTGCTGTTTTTGGCCGACCACCCGTTGACCGGCGGCTACCCGGTGATCGGCGTGGTGGCGCCGCACCACCTGGACCTGGCCGGGCAGATCCCGGTCAATGCCCGTATCCGCTTCAACCCGCTGGGCGCCTTCGAGCCCGTGCGGCCTGCCCCTTCCAACGAGATTGCTGCCCGATGA
- a CDS encoding putative hydro-lyase, giving the protein MNPFQQAREAAAAARARYRAGLVSPTAGHAPGLTQCNMICLPREWAYDFLLFAQRNPQACPVLDVTEPGEYSTFLAADADLRSDLPLYRVWRDGQLAEEVSDVRALWAEHDDLVSFLIGCSFTFENDLLEAGIDVRHISEGCNVPMYRSNRACRPAGRLQGNMVVSMRPVPAERVADAARITARYPGVHGAPVHVGEPGLLGIADIAKPDFGDAVSIKPGEVPVFWACGVTPQSVVMASKVPFAISHAPGHMFITDVPDSQYHV; this is encoded by the coding sequence ATGAACCCGTTCCAACAAGCCCGCGAAGCCGCCGCTGCCGCCCGTGCCCGTTACCGTGCAGGGCTGGTGTCGCCCACCGCCGGCCACGCCCCCGGCCTGACCCAGTGCAACATGATCTGCCTGCCCCGCGAGTGGGCCTATGACTTCCTGCTGTTCGCCCAGCGCAACCCCCAGGCCTGCCCGGTGCTGGATGTGACCGAACCCGGCGAGTACAGCACCTTCCTCGCCGCCGATGCCGACCTACGCAGCGACCTGCCGCTGTACCGGGTGTGGCGCGACGGCCAACTGGCTGAAGAGGTCAGCGATGTGCGTGCGCTGTGGGCCGAGCACGACGACCTGGTGAGCTTCCTGATCGGTTGCAGTTTCACCTTCGAAAACGACCTGCTCGAGGCCGGCATCGACGTGCGCCACATCAGCGAAGGCTGCAATGTGCCGATGTACCGCAGCAACCGCGCCTGCCGCCCGGCCGGTCGCCTGCAGGGCAACATGGTGGTGTCGATGCGCCCGGTGCCGGCCGAGCGGGTGGCCGATGCCGCACGCATTACCGCGCGCTACCCCGGCGTGCATGGCGCCCCGGTGCATGTCGGCGAGCCCGGCCTGCTGGGCATCGCCGACATCGCCAAGCCGGACTTCGGCGACGCGGTCAGCATCAAGCCGGGCGAAGTACCGGTGTTCTGGGCCTGCGGCGTGACCCCGCAGTCGGTGGTGATGGCTTCGAAGGTGCCCTTCGCGATTTCCCACGCGCCGGGGCACATGTTCATCACCGACGTGCCTGACAGCCAATACCACGTGTAG
- a CDS encoding LamB/YcsF family protein, which produces MPAIDLNSDLGESFGAWSMGDDAAMLDIVTSANVACGFHAGDPAGILGTLEAAAARGVAVGAHVSYPDLVGFGRRNMAVPAAQLTADLIYQIGALQGLARSAGTEVRYVKPHGALYNTIAQDPVQAAAVIQAVLRIDPQLKLVCLANSPLIGWATEAGLACVAEAFADRAYTAQGTLVSRNRPGAVLHDVEQIAQRMLRLVRDGVIEAEDGQLIQLQADSICVHGDSPDAVGIARTVKSRLLEAGTTLRAFTGARP; this is translated from the coding sequence ATGCCTGCCATCGACCTTAACAGCGACCTCGGCGAAAGCTTCGGCGCCTGGAGCATGGGCGACGATGCCGCGATGCTCGACATCGTCACCAGCGCCAACGTGGCCTGCGGCTTCCATGCCGGCGACCCGGCCGGGATCCTCGGCACCCTGGAGGCCGCCGCCGCCCGCGGCGTGGCTGTCGGTGCCCATGTGTCCTACCCCGACCTGGTCGGCTTCGGCCGGCGCAACATGGCAGTACCGGCGGCGCAGCTGACCGCCGACCTGATCTACCAGATCGGCGCCCTGCAGGGCCTGGCGCGCAGCGCTGGCACCGAGGTGCGCTACGTAAAACCCCATGGTGCGCTGTACAACACCATCGCCCAGGACCCGGTGCAGGCGGCTGCGGTGATCCAGGCCGTGCTGCGTATCGACCCGCAGCTGAAACTGGTGTGCCTGGCCAACTCGCCGCTGATCGGCTGGGCCACCGAGGCCGGCCTTGCCTGCGTGGCCGAAGCCTTCGCTGACCGCGCCTACACCGCGCAAGGCACCCTGGTGTCGCGCAACCGCCCGGGCGCCGTGCTGCACGATGTCGAGCAGATTGCCCAGCGCATGCTGCGCCTGGTACGTGACGGCGTGATCGAAGCCGAGGACGGCCAGTTGATCCAGCTGCAGGCCGACTCGATCTGCGTCCACGGCGACAGCCCCGATGCGGTCGGCATCGCCCGCACCGTCAAAAGCCGCCTGCTCGAAGCCGGCACCACCCTGCGCGCCTTCACCGGAGCCCGCCCATGA